The Molothrus aeneus isolate 106 chromosome 15, BPBGC_Maene_1.0, whole genome shotgun sequence genome includes a region encoding these proteins:
- the GABRA1 gene encoding gamma-aminobutyric acid receptor subunit alpha-1, producing the protein MKRFLVLCDCLWAWSLLLNALTERSYGQTSSQDELKDNTTVFTRILDRLLDGYDNRLRPGLGERVTEVKTDIFVTSFGPVSDHDMEYTIDVFFRQSWKDERLKFKGPMTVLRLNNLMASKIWTPDTFFHNGKKSVAHNMTMPNKLLRITEDGTLLYTMRLTVRAECPMHLEDFPMDAHACPLKFGSYAYTRAEVVYEWTREPARSVVVAEDGSRLNQYDLLGQTVDSGIVQSSTGEYVVMTTHFHLKRKIGYFVIQTYLPCIMTVILSQVSFWLNRESVPARTVFGVTTVLTMTTLSISARNSLPKVAYATAMDWFIAVCYAFVFSALIEFATVNYFTKRGYAWDGKSVVPEKPKKVKDPLIKKNNTYTAAATSYTPNIARDPGLATIAKSATIEPKEVKPETKPAEPKKTFNSVSKIDRLSRIAFPLLFGIFNLVYWATYLNREPQLKVQTPHQ; encoded by the exons CTATGGACAAACCTCATCACAAGATGAACTTAAAGACAACACCACAGTGTTCACCAGAATATTGGATCGTCTCCTGGATGGCTACGACAACCGCTTGAGACCAGGACTGGGAG AGCGTGTAACTGAAGTGAAGACTGACATCTTCGTCACCAGTTTTGGGCCTGTTTCAGACCATGATATG GAATACACTATAGATGTATTTTTCCGCCAAAGCTGGAAAGATGAGAGATTAAAATTCAAAGGACCTATGACTGTTCTCCGGTTAAATAATTTAATGGCCAGCAAAATTTGGACGCCTGATACCTTTTTCCACAATGGAAAGAAGTCAGTAGCTCATAACATGACAATGCCAAATAAACTATTACGAATCACAGAGGATGGGACATTGCTATACACAATGAG ATTGACTGTGAGAGCAGAATGTCCAATGCATTTAGAAGACTTTCCTATGGATGCACATGCTTGCCCCTTGAAATTTGGAAGCT ATGCTTATACCAGAGCAGAGGTTGTGTATGAGTGGACACGGGAGCCAGCGAGGTCGGTGGTTGTGGCTGAAGATGGCTCTCGACTGAACCAGTACGACCTGCTGGGACAAACTGTGGACTCTGGGATTGTGCAGTCCAGCACAG gGGAATATGTTGTTATGACTacacattttcatttgaagagGAAGATTGGTTACTTTGTCATCCAGACTTATCTGCCATGCATCATGACAGTGATACTGTCACAGGTGTCCTTCTGGCTAAACAGAGAATCTGTCCCAGCAAGAACTGTGTTTG GAGTAACAACTGTGCTGACCATGACCACCCTGAGCATCAGTGCCAGGAACTCTCTGCCCAAGGTGGCCTATGCCACGGCCATGGACTGGTTCATCGCCGTCTGCTACGCCTTCGTCTTCTCGGCGCTCATCGAGTTCGCCACTGTCAACTACTTCACCAAGAGGGGCTACGCCTGGGACGGCAAGAGCGTGGTGCCAGAAAAG cCAAAGAAAGTGAAGGATCCTCTCATCAAGAAAAACAACACATACACAGCTGCAGCGACGAGCTACACCCCTAATATTGCAAGGGACCCTGGGCTGGCAACCATTGCTAAAAGTGCAACAATTGAGCCCAAAGAAGTGAAGCCAGAAACAAAACCTGCAGAGCCCAAGAAAACTTTTAACAGCGTCAGTAAAATTGATCGGCTATCAAGAATAgccttccctctgctttttgGAATCTTTAATTTAGTCTACTGGGCCACCTATTTAAACAGGGAGCCCCAGCTAAAGGTTCAAACTCCACATCAATAA